The DNA window AATTTCGTGAGTTATGTGTATGAGTCCTCATGGTCTAAACTAGCAAAAGGGTTAGCATTAATAATTTGTAACAATCCCATTTTCATTTTTCGTTTGAGGGACATTCGTTTGGGGTCTAGCTATGCGTATAAGATGTCTTGCACTATTGCGGCGTGACATGTCACcaacattcttttcatttttgttgttcttgttgttgttattgttgacgttttgattgttgttgttattatccaTATCAGCTATTGTTCCTTGTTTTGAAACAAAATACTCTTCTAGATCTTGCAATTTAGTTTATAACTTTTCCTTTTTGATCTTACGTGCGGTTCTTTTGATTTCAAGATCGAACAGGAGTTTTTTTGCCAGATCCTTTCCTCACATAAACAAATAATCACAAAACTTGATAAGTTTTTAGTAGGTTAGTGActttaaagaaaatatataaactgaaaaattttaaaatgataaaaaatatcgCAATATCTTTAAAAACTAACGTCAGTCCCCGAAAAAACTAAACTTGTTGTGTTTTAAAGGtcgttaaattttttttatgattttaagcAAATGGTTGTTTTGAGTTTTTTGTCTGTGAAAatgaaatgataaaaaataaattgagaTTTTGGCAATAATGGTGAGAAAACATTTAGGGGTTAGATTTCATCATCCTTATACTCATGTATAATCATGGGTCAGTAATATGTTATTCTACCAGTTATTAATACTCCCAGTTATTAATAACTTGTTGTGTTTTTAGGGGTTTGACCTTGTATTACTTAATAGAAAATTTCTGGCTTTATTAATCAATACAACAACATTAAGTTCCAACTGTGAATACAAATATCAATGCGCTCTTTCACCAATATCATTATTTGTGCGAATATTAAACCTAGCTCTATCTCTAGACATTAGCATTCAATAAATGGAGACTTTGGATCTTGTAATGACCAGCACGTCTCAAAATATCAAGTCATATCATGAGAACATGTTTCACGTAGCTAATCCGAAACAGTATTAAGAACGAAGAATCATCAATATTAAAGGTTAAGTAGAATTACATAAAATATCATGATCATAATTAATACTACTACATGAGTATACTAATGACTACACCAAACTCCAACAAGAGAATTAGCTATGCTTACTCATCATAGTTTTACATTCGAATTCTAAAAGAAAGAGGTTGAACAACATCTGCAGCGATCCCTCGAGCAACACTTCCACCTTAGATCTTCCTCTTCTTATTCTCCCGTGTTGAGATTTAAGGTGAACATATTCTTTTTCTTTACTACCTTGAATCCACCGAAACTCCCTTTAGACTTAAATTGACTCCCCTATTTATAGGCTTTAGAAAGATAGACTCTCTAGACCAATTGTCAATTTTTTGCCTAGAGCACCTCCTTTTTTTCCTTGTTAAGCAATATCAGCTGTCATGTAACTTGCCAACTTGCCCTAGTCTCCCTATTCTCAATTTTACTTAATAATTAACTAAGAGTCTCTTAGGACAACATTATTTAATTTACTACATTATACTATTACTTAAATTACATGTTTATTAGCAATCTCAACGAGAGACAAACAAAGTTCTTGAGGTTTAGAAAGCATAGCCATATGATCCGCTTCATTAATCACTTTAACAACATCAATTCCAGCATTTTGGATCATCCATTTTTGATAATCTTCTGGAATTGCCAAGTCCTTATTGGCAATAATATAAGCCCCTGGAACCGATTCATATCTCTCTCTGGAAAGATTCTCTACCTCCAATAGATCTTCGATAAAAAGTGACCCTCTCCTTCTTAAAATCTTCATTAATTCCAAATCCTGCAAAATCCAAGAACTTATTTATTCACATATATGCTTCGTAAGCAACAACTTATGCAAGAACACAAGTACCTCTCTGGAGCATAGTTGAAAGAATTTAGTGGACAAGAAGTTGATGCCAACAAGCACATTCATTTTGCTTTCATCAAATGAAAACTCAGTGTCTAACCATCCACTCACTGGGTATCTTTCAATATACTATCCATATTTCACCATATCAACAAGTCATGAaaagttaaacaaaaacatcagtaataaataataatgtcATCGATTAAGTCACAATACAATAATAAATCTTTACCTGTTGAAGTACATATGATGGTTGATGTAGAGTATCAGGAATAAAAGCTGCTATGAAAATCCCAACAGCAATTTTTTCTGGGAATTTTTCCATTGCAAGAGCTATACTCATTCCACCAAAGCTATGTCCTACAAGAACAACTTTTTCATTTGGATCAAGTGAGGCCAATAACTCTAACAAAGGCTTAGAATAGTCTGCAAAAGTATGAACATCTTCTATTTTTTGCGTGTTGGTGCCACAAGCTGCAAGGTCAAGTGTTGTGACTTTGTGACCAATAGATTCTAATTGTGGTTTTAGTTTGTACCAACACCATGCTCCAACGCAAAGACCATGAACCAGAACAAAATGCTTCTGTTGTTTTTGATTCATATTGAATTCAGACATTATGGTTTATCTACCCTCCGACATGTCTTTGCTTAATATAGGAAGATGCTAAACTGAGTTTGGTAGCTTGCGCTCTTTTCAGCCACTTATTGTAGACAGGTCATTTATGTTTCTATCCAATTATACagtttgattttattatattaaatgaataaataaattgttttaaaCGTGTTATTTCTAGTTAACCCAATACAATAATTTCACTGACACGGTTAGTTTTGTAGTGACCAAACATTGAATTTGGGTGAACTGATTAAATAAAATTGACTATGGTTAAAAATAAGTCGAAGATAAAGTAATTTATATTTCCATATACCAATATAAAAGTAAATTGAACacttttgttcaaaaaaaaaaaaaagagtaaattGAACACTAAATTTCATTAGAAAATTATATAAACTCAAAAACTAGAACTCGTTTTAAAACATTATGGAAAAGACCTTGTCCATTTATTCATATTAGGAAGGCTCATCTTGGTAAAGGTTTTATCAACCTTAGACAAAGTGAGACTTGGATGAGGCCCCTATGCTATTTGGCATGAATATATGAGATGGGGAAGAAGAAAACAAATTAACATTGGGTAGGTTGACCATAGAGAAGTAGAATGAAAACCAATGACGTGTTTTTTACTcttcatctcaaatgaagcaCAAGTAAAAAATGTCTCCGATTTGGGTGAAGGGGTTGCTTTGTTTAGTTTTTTGGACCAATAGGAACCTTCATATAAAACTTTACTAAAGTTCACAAAAGACACTCACTTCTTCCTAATTTAATTTTAGGAGTTATTTGTTCTCAAAATAAAAATCTCTCCCGGTTCATATTCAAACTCAAAACACTAAAATAACATCGTGAGTGCGTACTAAAGTAATCTAAGTTATGAGGGTGATAagtatgtattttaattattttgtaataaatattaatttgacATACTTATTAGTTTATTTGCACATGTGATAATGATGTAAGCAAAATGGTCGAATTGACTTCTAGTAAAATCTACGTgtgtcatgaacttgtcgaatcttctATTCATTTGTCGAGGATATTATTTCAGTCCATATAATGTTCTATTCAACTTGCATACttaatcttcctttccctttcctGCATACCCTTCAGTTTTCCTCAACTGAATTGTTTCATCGAAATCATCATACAAGAAAGCGGTTTTCACATCCACCTGTTCAAGTTCTAGGTCGAACTTTGCCACCATGGCTAACAAAATTCTAATGGATCTATTTTTCACAACAAGTGAGAACgtacacatcattgaagtcgactccttctttctgagtgaatcCCCTAGCAACTAATCCAGCCTTGTATCTCTTCAACATCcatccttcgattccttccttaaccttGAAAACCCACTTACAGCTGACTAACTTGGCCCTTGCAGGTTTCTCGATTAACTCCTAAGTGTTATTATCATGAAGAGGCTTCATTTTGTCATCCATGGCTTTCAGTCATTCAATCTTATTTCGAATCTTCACAGCATCCTTGTAGTCTCTAAGTTcttcatcaagaacctcacttgcagagatcaAGGCAAAGGCTATGAGATCTGCATaaccaagtctttgaggtggcttgatgacacTTCTCGACCTGTCTCTTTCCTGCAAGTAGTCATTATTTGTTTCCTTAGTTTCATCAGTAACTTCtgtttcttcttcgacttcatatggattatgcaattcagcatcactatgctccacctcaacaagaaTCTCCTCCTATTTAAGCTCTTCTTCATAGATTTTTGCATTTCGACCAGCATTATCAATTTTCTTAAATGTCATTTCTGCTTCATTGAAAAATACTTCTCGACTTGTGATACACCTCATTTGATCAGACTCTAGGCACCACAatctataagctttgactcctttagGGTACCCCATGAACATGAATCTCAGAGATCTAAGTTCGATCTTGTCTtgtctaatgtgagcataggctacaatGCTAAATACTCTAAGTCTGTCGATATTAGGTGGATGTCTCGACCTAACTTCTTCAAGTGTCTTTATCCCCAAGTCAATCGAAGGACGTCTATTTAACAAATACGCCACTATCAGAACATCCTCAGTCGAAAACACCTTCTTCAATCCCGCACTAACCAATATGCATCTAACTCTTTCCAAAATGGTTCAATTAAACCTTTCAGCTaaaccattttgttggggagtacATGCAGTAGTTCTGTGTCTTGAAATACCAAACACATCACAATAGTTGTCGAACGCCTCATTAAATAAATTCAAGACCATTGTATGTTCTCAACCTCGTGACTTTCTTGCCAGTTTGATTTTCGACCAAAGtctttaaacttttaaaattttcaaaagtttcatccttagcttTTTAAATGAATACCCACAAGTttttagaataatcatcaactatggatagaaaataccttacACCTAAATGTGAAGAACACCTTGCAAGCTCCCAAAGACCAGCATGAATATAACCAAGGGATCTATGTGTTGTTTGTTTACCTCTGTCAAACTTCACCTACATGATTTACCAAATACACAAGGTACACAAAGCTTCAGtttttgaccaatcccaagcatgcacaagggaggtcgccatgactatgccactcctatcttaaggtgcactcgaatccgggtataggattcatcttccattcaatacccaaaaataaccttgaaaaataaagcaagcaaacaaacaattattaaagtgaATTAGctataaggtaacccctctttaaataagtatccccaacagagtcgccagttctgtaatacggtgggagaactgactttttgaaatgttgcggatagcaagagtcgccaccgacttttattttatccaattaaaaaggctaaaagaacagaaaaagaccttttaaaagactttgagttcggggggtaagttatacaaagggaaggtgtaatcaccctttgtatccatggttatccatgggctcttaattgcttagctcactttttgttctcaaaatgtttgaagtgtagtgtgtgaataggaaaaggatttgaataaggactttagcttgtaaaataagcgtagcctttttgaaagtaattttaaaaggaggtgtgaaaagtaatttaaaAGTTTGAATgtggagcaagcatttaagagcacctaccctaagtttaaatgtctttctgttctttaagacttttgtttgaaagggctatccataccataaagagggcaggtagtcctttcattggatttgaaaagggtcattgaggattatcgttctccataagactgtccctaccatgaagagggcaggtagtctcagggaaggatataatagtcatttaggaaaccagtgaggataccttagcattcaaaagggacgatcatcatttaaccgaggcaacatcgagggacaagatcatatttatcgtaggcaactcgaagggaatTATGGTCTTTTATGATGATAataaactgagggcaacatttgctaaggcattctcgtattcgagggacttgactattttaaatcgaaaggcagcataagaaaggttaccataaaggtgtctgtgtgtgtgtgtcacaatcaggtgattcaattcaattatatttatcttgtaaagatAGTGATCTAAATTCAGTTCATGattttcactccctaaattactaaccacgcaattaaaatagaTGCAGAAATATAaatgttcctacgctattacaaggcttcgggtgggggattacatagccaaaaacccggAAAGAAAGGCAGAAAACTGtttaaatgcagaaaataaaaataaaccaaagctattacaaggctttggggcagttacaataaAATGAacagataaaaaattaaaattgtcacAACCTCGGAGCAGATACAAAATTAAGAATAATTTAGGCAAATAATAAAAAGgcaaggcaaaaggcaaacccCGAACGGGgaaaagttaaccatggttaataaaaagaAACAGGTTAAAAAACCTAGACTAGGGTTAGTACTAATTATCTTGATCAAAgcccttaattaattaattatcggttgggaacctaattaattaaaaaaacctaatcataattaaattaacggttaaccctaaattatttaacctaaaaatctaattaattaattaattctaaattaaattatttaatcatttaaccTAAAATCAATTACTAAATTATTAAATCAATTACCgtaattaacctaaaattatcctaattaaaataaaattatcctaaattaaattaaaaaactaatttgttaaaaaaatcctAATTAATTACTAAACCAATAAATTAACTAAcctaatttttatgatttttatagttTTATGAAAAAAGGATttataaattaaatgatgaaaattaAAGTTTATTGGTTAAATTAGGGAACACTAAAAAACActaaattaactaaataaaacaaaaaagaaccTAGACGCTGATCCCGTGTGGTGTGGGTTTGAAGATGCATGGTAGGGAAGCGTCCTCTAGGTTGCTGGATGAGATTCCATGATAATCTGACGGCTGAAAGGATGCTAGACACCATGTGCGCGCATAGCCTTATTGCACTGAATCATCGGACAGTTTACAACATTTAAATGTTAAAAATACAACGTCGACTGCAAGGCTTGAACTGAGGTATCTTGGCTCCCCAAGAAGGGTCTCCTGCCAATTTTGCTGTTCGCTTTAGCTGTTAATGATTGGAAaggaaattattataaaataaaattttaaaacttaaatcCACAAAATGCGCGCCCAGGGGGGATTCTGAATTGAACCAATTGCTGCTTGCCACCTCTCCATCTCCTTCCTCCTTTTTAACTTCGTCGAACCAGGCCCTTTACCTACGGACTGAAGTGTAGGCATAGCTTTTAGCTACGGTTTTACGTGCGTAGCTATAAACTCGTCTCATTCAAACCTACAAATTGTTAGCAACCAACGCATAAAAACATTCCATATCGACTATAGAGGGCCTCCCGAACCTATTGGATTCATTAATTTGGATTGAAATCGTCCCtaatcaaaaaaccctaattttaaactcatgaaccctagccatggtggatCTTCACACGTGCTTTGTAAATCAAATTAAACCATCCCAGTAGCTTGCAAACATCACCACTATTCAAAATATGTATTCACATGTTGTTTATAATTGGTGAATGAACATGATTGAATTCAAAAACTTTTGATGCAAACCGTGGGGTGTTGGGCAAATTTTTTTCAGATGCCACAAGCCTTGAGAATGATTGGGACAACTTCCTGGACCTCCAAGGATCGTTTTTGAGACTTCAAAAGTTTCCGAATCCTCCTCCAACCATCAAACCAATTTTCACACTTTCTTGAAATTTTATGAGCTTTTAACGTGTTCTCTAGGGCTTTTGGAGGCAAAGAATTCGTCCATAAGGTCTGGAATTATTGTGTTTATATAATAGCATCATTTAGGTCTACAAAACTTGGCCAAATCCCATTGAATCCAATCATTGCAATTTGTTGGAAATTTGATTTGCAAAACTTACTAAATGTGTCCAATCTTAATCTTTTCTCACCAATATCATCTTGTACAAATTTGGcatcaaataatatatattttgatgattgattatggTTAAAACCAAatacaaatcaaatcttttaatatttttcttaattatgtgatttatattgtatttttaatgaattaaattcaataaaaaataaaatattaatcaataattcACGGCTTTGGATATGGAC is part of the Vicia villosa cultivar HV-30 ecotype Madison, WI linkage group LG2, Vvil1.0, whole genome shotgun sequence genome and encodes:
- the LOC131646842 gene encoding polyneuridine-aldehyde esterase-like, translating into MSEFNMNQKQQKHFVLVHGLCVGAWCWYKLKPQLESIGHKVTTLDLAACGTNTQKIEDVHTFADYSKPLLELLASLDPNEKVVLVGHSFGGMSIALAMEKFPEKIAVGIFIAAFIPDTLHQPSYVLQQYIERYPVSGWLDTEFSFDESKMNVLVGINFLSTKFFQLCSREDLELMKILRRRGSLFIEDLLEVENLSRERYESVPGAYIIANKDLAIPEDYQKWMIQNAGIDVVKVINEADHMAMLSKPQELCLSLVEIANKHVI